A single Ziziphus jujuba cultivar Dongzao chromosome 11, ASM3175591v1 DNA region contains:
- the LOC107433137 gene encoding uncharacterized protein LOC107433137 produces the protein MRPLDEKETTVVLEKLLKFTDNNLQNIVYNPSHEGPDPNPGRYCFRLHKNKVYYVSESLVKRATNVARANLVSLGTCIGKFTHHGNFHLTVQALTILAPNAKHKVWLKPTSEMSFLYGNHVLKGGLGRITDAIAPGKGVVVFSMSDVPLGFGIAAKSAQDCRKLDPNGIVVLHQADIGEYLRKEEEL, from the coding sequence atgagaCCTTTGGACGAGAAAGAGACAACCGTGGTGTTGGAGAAGCTGTTAAAGTTCACAGACAACAATCTCCAGAACATAGTTTATAATCCATCCCATGAAGGTCCCGATCCTAACCCAGGTCGCTACTGTTTCCGCCTCCACAAGAACAAGGTCTACTACGTCAGCGAATCCCTCGTCAAGCGCGCTACGAACGTAGCACGGGCCAACCTCGTCTCCCTCGGAACCTGCATCGGCAAGTTCACCCACCACGGCAATTTCCACCTCACCGTTCAGGCCCTGACCATCTTGGCCCCCAACGCCAAGCACAAAGTCTGGCTCAAACCCACTTCGGAGATGTCTTTTCTGTACGGCAACCACGTTTTGAAAGGTGGTTTGGGGAGGATTACCGACGCCATCGCTCCCGGAAAGGGGGTTGTGGTGTTCTCCATGTCCGATGTGCCTTTGGGTTTTGGGATTGCTGCTAAGTCGGCCCAGGATTGTAGGAAGTTGGACCCCAATGGGATTGTTGTTCTTCATCAGGCTGATATTGGAGAGTATTTGAGGAAAGAAGAAGAGCTTTGA